The following proteins are encoded in a genomic region of Galbibacter sp. BG1:
- a CDS encoding GIY-YIG nuclease family protein, producing the protein MYSEKLERYYKGYTQNIEKRLLRHNSGVENYTSKGVPWVLKLAIKKSSKTEAIILERKLKNLNRVRLEGFIEKYSSNQDD; encoded by the coding sequence TTGTATTCAGAAAAGCTCGAAAGGTATTACAAGGGCTATACTCAAAACATTGAAAAAAGATTGCTTCGTCATAATTCTGGAGTTGAAAATTACACCTCAAAAGGTGTTCCGTGGGTTCTTAAATTGGCTATTAAAAAATCCAGTAAAACGGAAGCCATCATTTTAGAACGTAAACTGAAAAACCTTAACAGAGTAAGATTGGAGGGTTTTATCGAGAAATATAGTTCGAATCAAGACGATTGA
- a CDS encoding GIY-YIG nuclease family protein has protein sequence MYYVYILYSEKLDKYYKGYTQNIEKRLLRHNSGVENYTSKGVPWVLKLAIKKSSKTEAIILERKLKNLNRVRLEGFIEKYSSNQDD, from the coding sequence ATGTATTACGTCTACATTTTATATTCAGAAAAGCTCGACAAGTATTACAAGGGCTATACTCAAAACATTGAAAAAAGATTGCTTCGTCATAATTCTGGAGTTGAAAATTACACCTCAAAAGGTGTTCCGTGGGTTCTTAAATTGGCTATTAAAAAATCCAGTAAAACGGAAGCCATCATTTTAGAACGTAAACTGAAAAACCTTAACAGAGTAAGATTGGAGGGTTTTATCGAGAAATATAGTTCGAATCAAGACGATTGA
- a CDS encoding GIY-YIG nuclease family protein: protein MYYVYILYSEKLDGYYKGYTQNIEKRLLRHNSGVENYTSKGVLWVLKLTIEKSSKTEAIILERKLKNLNRVRLEGFIEKYSSNQDD from the coding sequence ATGTATTACGTATACATTTTATATTCAGAAAAGCTCGACGGGTATTACAAGGGCTATACTCAAAACATTGAAAAAAGATTGCTTCGTCATAATTCTGGAGTTGAAAATTACACCTCAAAAGGTGTTCTGTGGGTTCTTAAATTGACCATTGAGAAATCCAGTAAAACGGAAGCCATCATTTTAGAACGTAAACTGAAGAATCTTAACAGAGTAAGATTGGAGGGTTTTATCGAGAAATATAGTTCGAATCAAGACGATTGA